A stretch of the Elusimicrobia bacterium HGW-Elusimicrobia-1 genome encodes the following:
- a CDS encoding NAD(+) kinase, with protein MMKKKIKKIAVYHSISHPKALSTVKRLKKWCFARRIACFTVETGSPVKPSDLIVSMGGDGTLLSVARAAASSGTPVLGVNMGRMGFLADTPPEELTKLLDDFSRRGFDVEKRTMLDIMLPSGRVELALNECVVKRVETGKPAALSVWVNGEFLADYVGDGIIIATPTGSTAYSLSAGGPIIHPHLEAIIITPVSPHTLTQRPLIISTEHSVEIRRPPKSGMLSVFADGRLVAEGLAGGFEIRPSRKKFILAVNPSKKFFGTLREKLNWGKR; from the coding sequence ATGATGAAGAAAAAAATAAAAAAAATAGCCGTATACCACAGCATATCGCATCCGAAGGCGTTATCGACGGTAAAACGCCTTAAAAAATGGTGCTTCGCCAGAAGAATAGCTTGCTTTACCGTAGAAACCGGCTCCCCCGTCAAGCCCTCCGACCTGATAGTATCCATGGGCGGCGACGGCACACTGCTGTCTGTGGCGCGCGCCGCCGCTTCGTCGGGTACGCCCGTGCTGGGCGTCAATATGGGCCGCATGGGTTTTCTGGCCGACACACCTCCCGAAGAACTCACCAAATTGCTCGATGATTTCAGCCGTCGCGGCTTCGACGTGGAAAAACGCACCATGCTCGATATTATGCTGCCGTCCGGCCGGGTGGAACTCGCGCTCAACGAATGCGTCGTCAAACGCGTCGAAACCGGCAAACCCGCGGCGCTCTCAGTTTGGGTAAACGGCGAATTTCTGGCCGACTACGTCGGCGACGGCATCATCATAGCCACACCGACCGGCTCCACGGCGTATTCGCTTTCGGCCGGCGGCCCCATAATTCATCCGCATCTTGAAGCAATTATAATCACGCCGGTCTCCCCGCACACGCTCACACAGCGGCCTCTTATTATATCCACGGAACATTCCGTCGAGATCAGACGCCCGCCGAAAAGCGGAATGCTTTCGGTCTTTGCCGACGGACGTCTCGTGGCCGAGGGACTCGCCGGAGGATTTGAAATACGCCCGTCGCGGAAAAAATTTATTCTGGCGGTAAACCCGTCGAAAAAATTCTTCGGCACTCTCCGCGAAAAATTAAACTGGGGAAAACGCTGA
- the sppA gene encoding signal peptide peptidase SppA yields MRIVEPAVNAPRRASAKAPSEDTLNIDKKITAVLAGLYAASLIAALVILVRTPAPAPASETALQAFAGLPKFRETLDAVYIIDIYGPIRSARGGSRRAATPERIVKRLRDASGRGDVKAIVLRIDSPGGTVAATQEIFDEVMNARKAGKIVVASMGDIAASGGYYIAAGADKIMANPGTLTGSVGVIFELMQAQELFKKIGVKIETVKSGKYKDTGSLTREITPEERALLQGIINDAYDQFVSAIVRGRGMPREKVLEFADGRIFTGAQAKNAGIIDALGNRNDAVDMAAKLSQIEGKPRIITEREPWEEFLQYLEMSQFSRLDLPASAQAAAARLSMGVRFEYMME; encoded by the coding sequence TTGCGGATTGTTGAGCCCGCGGTAAATGCGCCGCGCCGAGCGTCCGCGAAGGCGCCGTCGGAGGACACATTGAATATCGATAAAAAAATAACTGCCGTTTTAGCCGGCCTTTACGCGGCGTCGCTGATCGCCGCGCTGGTCATTCTGGTAAGAACTCCCGCGCCCGCTCCGGCCTCCGAGACCGCCTTACAGGCGTTTGCAGGCCTGCCGAAATTCCGCGAAACTCTCGATGCCGTCTACATCATCGACATTTACGGCCCCATAAGATCCGCGCGAGGGGGTTCCAGACGCGCGGCAACTCCGGAGCGCATAGTAAAACGCCTGCGGGACGCCTCGGGCAGAGGCGACGTAAAAGCCATAGTGCTGAGAATCGATTCGCCCGGAGGAACCGTCGCCGCCACGCAGGAAATCTTCGACGAGGTAATGAACGCCCGCAAAGCCGGCAAAATCGTGGTCGCATCCATGGGCGACATAGCGGCGTCGGGCGGATACTACATAGCCGCCGGAGCCGACAAAATCATGGCCAATCCGGGCACACTGACCGGTTCGGTGGGCGTAATATTCGAGCTTATGCAGGCGCAGGAACTTTTCAAAAAAATCGGAGTGAAAATAGAAACCGTAAAATCGGGCAAGTACAAGGACACCGGCTCTCTTACGAGGGAGATTACTCCGGAGGAACGCGCGCTGCTGCAGGGAATCATAAACGACGCCTACGACCAGTTCGTCTCGGCGATAGTCCGCGGACGCGGTATGCCGCGCGAAAAAGTCCTTGAGTTCGCCGACGGCAGGATATTCACCGGAGCCCAGGCCAAAAATGCCGGAATAATCGACGCACTTGGCAACCGCAACGACGCCGTGGATATGGCCGCAAAATTATCGCAAATAGAAGGCAAGCCGCGCATAATCACCGAGCGCGAGCCGTGGGAAGAGTTTTTGCAGTATCTTGAGATGAGCCAGTTTTCGCGGCTTGACCTTCCGGCGTCAGCGCAGGCGGCCGCAGCGCGTCTGAGTATGGGCGTAAGATTTGAATATATGATGGAGTGA
- a CDS encoding excinuclease ABC subunit C has protein sequence MNKRYYVYIVTNKRNKVLYTGVTGDLKRRIYEHKNKLVEGFTKKYNADKLVFYEAFGSAMDAISAEKKIKGWLRAKKVALIESVNPDWRELTP, from the coding sequence GTGAATAAACGATACTACGTGTATATAGTGACCAACAAAAGAAATAAGGTTCTCTACACGGGCGTAACCGGAGATTTAAAACGGCGAATTTACGAACATAAAAACAAACTTGTGGAAGGATTCACCAAGAAGTACAACGCCGATAAATTAGTTTTCTACGAGGCATTTGGTTCGGCGATGGATGCCATATCCGCCGAGAAAAAGATCAAGGGATGGTTAAGAGCAAAAAAAGTCGCCCTGATTGAAAGTGTCAATCCGGACTGGAGGGAGTTAACGCCGTAA
- a CDS encoding DNA-binding response regulator, with protein MAMKLEPPCKMKEPAKKILLFEDDAGITHLIAAILEQDASFELVDYDDSDRPLEKIREHKPDLIILDLNLPSVSGWDVIKILRQDKTFGNIPVIMITGHYRATQDIVNGLGDFCADDYVLKPFSPNVLLARIKALLRRRLLSDRAVKKSSPESELKFAGIRINTESSEVFVNGGSKVDLTQTEFNILFYLMKRCGKPCTRDEIYDYIGAPSEDIMSRVIDKHIVGIRKKLGKYGGLIKSVFGVGYSMDNGDE; from the coding sequence ATGGCCATGAAATTGGAACCACCCTGCAAGATGAAAGAACCCGCAAAGAAAATTCTTCTCTTCGAGGACGACGCGGGTATTACGCATCTTATCGCCGCCATACTTGAGCAGGACGCCTCTTTTGAACTGGTGGACTATGACGATTCCGACAGGCCTCTTGAAAAAATCCGCGAACATAAGCCCGACCTCATCATTCTGGATCTCAACCTGCCTTCCGTCTCCGGCTGGGACGTCATAAAAATTCTCCGTCAGGACAAAACTTTCGGGAATATTCCGGTGATAATGATAACCGGTCATTATCGCGCGACGCAGGATATCGTAAACGGTCTCGGCGACTTCTGCGCCGACGATTACGTGCTCAAACCCTTTTCTCCGAATGTCCTTCTGGCCCGGATAAAGGCGCTGCTCCGGAGACGACTGTTATCCGACAGAGCCGTCAAAAAATCCTCGCCCGAAAGCGAGCTCAAATTCGCCGGAATCCGGATAAATACCGAAAGTTCCGAGGTTTTCGTCAACGGCGGCAGCAAAGTGGATCTTACTCAGACGGAATTCAACATATTGTTCTATCTGATGAAAAGGTGCGGAAAGCCCTGCACGCGCGACGAGATTTACGACTACATCGGCGCGCCTTCCGAGGACATAATGTCGCGCGTCATAGACAAGCACATTGTCGGCATACGCAAAAAACTCGGCAAGTACGGCGGCCTGATAAAGTCCGTTTTCGGCGTGGGCTATTCAATGGACAACGGCGATGAATAA
- a CDS encoding DNA-binding protein: MSDLAPIEVIVEQVFIIRGQKVMLDRDLAKLYEVDTGQLTRQVRRNIERFPIDFMFQLTKEELQNLICQNGTSSWGGTRKLPFAFTEQGVAMLSSVLRSKRAVQVNIRIVRVFVKLREILATHKDIQKKVEEHDGQIKYLFDAIKKLLTAPRVPGKKIGFAVK, from the coding sequence ATGAGCGATTTGGCGCCGATAGAAGTTATTGTTGAGCAAGTATTCATCATCCGCGGACAAAAGGTAATGCTTGACAGAGATCTTGCAAAGCTTTATGAAGTAGATACCGGTCAGTTAACCAGGCAGGTAAGACGAAATATTGAAAGGTTTCCGATTGATTTTATGTTTCAGTTAACGAAAGAAGAACTGCAAAACTTGATATGCCAAAATGGCACATCAAGTTGGGGTGGCACACGTAAGTTGCCATTCGCTTTCACCGAACAAGGCGTGGCAATGCTTTCGTCAGTATTGAGAAGCAAAAGAGCCGTTCAAGTAAACATACGGATAGTTCGGGTTTTCGTTAAGTTAAGAGAAATACTCGCTACGCACAAAGATATTCAAAAAAAAGTCGAAGAGCACGACGGGCAGATAAAATATCTGTTTGACGCCATTAAAAAACTTTTGACCGCGCCGCGTGTGCCCGGAAAGAAAATAGGATTCGCCGTTAAATAG
- a CDS encoding DNA-binding response regulator, whose protein sequence is MKPAIIKILIVEDHELVREGLRKILSLEKDFKVVGETGTGAEAICLARRLMPDVILLDINLPDMTGHKVCAAVKSDDALGGTNIIMLSMLDDEEHVMEAVRAGCSGYLVKSAPSESLIKSVRLVQDGEVVLPRELTAKLVSAVHKNQPKLLSPKETEVIKFIAQGLSNKAIAKKLLSSASTVKNQISSIFAKLKVQSRSAAVNEASKKGLI, encoded by the coding sequence ATGAAACCCGCTATTATAAAAATACTCATAGTCGAAGACCACGAACTCGTAAGAGAGGGATTAAGAAAAATACTTTCGCTCGAAAAAGATTTCAAGGTCGTCGGAGAAACCGGCACGGGGGCCGAAGCGATATGCCTGGCCCGCCGGCTTATGCCCGACGTCATTCTTCTTGACATTAACCTGCCCGACATGACGGGACACAAAGTGTGCGCGGCTGTCAAATCCGACGACGCGCTCGGCGGAACGAACATCATAATGCTCTCCATGCTCGACGACGAAGAACACGTCATGGAGGCGGTTCGCGCGGGATGCTCCGGATATCTGGTGAAATCGGCTCCGTCGGAATCGCTCATTAAATCCGTTCGTCTCGTACAGGACGGCGAAGTCGTTCTGCCCAGAGAACTTACCGCCAAACTCGTGAGCGCTGTCCACAAGAACCAGCCGAAACTCCTCTCTCCCAAAGAAACCGAAGTCATAAAATTCATAGCGCAGGGTCTTTCAAACAAAGCCATAGCCAAAAAACTTTTGTCGAGCGCAAGCACCGTAAAGAACCAGATTAGCTCAATCTTTGCCAAACTCAAAGTCCAAAGTCGTTCGGCCGCGGTCAACGAAGCGTCCAAAAAAGGTCTCATATAG
- a CDS encoding radical SAM protein yields the protein MIETCRFCGHSCGADRSSHTKGTFCGAGPDIEVSCVNLHFGEEPPISGTRGSGTIFFAHCSLSCVFCQNYPISAFGNGRIFSVERLAAEMTGLAALGAHNINLVSPTHYAAPVAKAIILARKNGLAIPVVYNTGGYDGPDALRMFDGLVDVYMPDAKYASGETALKYSGAADYPDVNRAAIKEMFRQTGHLKLSADGIAVKGVLIRHLVLPGHTRDSKRVLDNIAEDHSTETQISIMSQYHPAHKASDYPELSTKLSRREYADVVDHADKLGFANAYIQYLQ from the coding sequence ATGATAGAGACCTGCCGCTTCTGCGGACATTCCTGCGGCGCCGACCGGTCGTCTCACACAAAGGGAACATTCTGCGGAGCGGGCCCGGATATCGAAGTGTCCTGCGTAAATCTGCATTTCGGGGAAGAGCCGCCCATCTCGGGCACTCGCGGGTCGGGAACGATATTTTTTGCGCATTGCTCGCTTTCCTGCGTGTTCTGCCAGAATTATCCGATAAGCGCTTTCGGCAACGGCAGGATTTTTTCCGTCGAGCGTCTGGCCGCCGAAATGACGGGGCTTGCCGCTCTCGGCGCGCACAACATAAATCTTGTGTCGCCCACTCATTATGCCGCGCCGGTCGCCAAAGCCATAATTCTGGCGCGGAAAAACGGCCTTGCAATTCCCGTGGTGTACAATACCGGAGGATACGACGGTCCCGATGCTTTGCGAATGTTCGACGGCCTCGTCGACGTCTATATGCCCGACGCAAAATATGCGTCCGGCGAAACGGCGCTTAAGTATTCCGGCGCGGCGGACTATCCGGACGTAAACCGCGCCGCAATCAAAGAAATGTTCAGACAAACCGGCCATCTGAAACTCTCGGCCGACGGCATCGCCGTGAAGGGCGTTTTAATAAGGCATCTGGTGCTGCCCGGGCATACGCGGGACAGCAAGCGGGTGCTCGACAACATAGCCGAAGATCACTCGACGGAAACTCAAATAAGCATAATGTCGCAGTACCATCCCGCTCACAAGGCGTCCGATTATCCGGAGCTCTCAACAAAACTCTCGCGGCGGGAATATGCCGATGTCGTGGATCACGCCGACAAACTGGGATTCGCCAATGCGTACATTCAGTATCTTCAATAA